A window of Castanea sativa cultivar Marrone di Chiusa Pesio chromosome 8, ASM4071231v1 genomic DNA:
aaagaaaaaagaaaaaatttgatatttctatTAGTGTATTACTGCGATAATTATAGATATAGAAAAACTATTCCAAAACAAATGAAGtgtttcttcattttcattttcttattcaaATTGAACCCTTTATAGTTAGCACAATGCACAAAAGTTAGCacttgcaaaaaaataatcaatttggTGCAAACAGTTATGATCCTCTCCAAGTAAAATAGACTCACATCACATAAACTTGTCAATtgctatatttttatattgtaaaactCTAATTTATAGCCATGTATCTTATGAACAGCTTGCACATAGTACGGTGTGAAAACACATCAATTCATGATGTTTCGATTTATGGAAACTTCAACACACCTAACAATGATGGGATTGATATTGAGGATTCAAATAATACAGTCATTACAAGGTGTCACATCGATACAGGAGATGATGCGATATGTCCAAAGACATACACTAGCCCCCTTCATAACTTGATTGTGACAAACTGTTGGATTCGAACAAAATCTTCAGCAATCAAACTTGGTAGTGCTAGTTCATTTGATTTCAAGGGTCTAATTTTTGACAATATCACAATTGTACAGTCTCATAGAGGGTTGGGATTTCAAATACGTGATGGAGGTAACACTCatcttgcttttctttttttattgaggATTTTTCTTGAATGATTGGAAAATTAAGCCCAATTTTGcttttagacatttttttttcttaataaaaaataagcatTTACCTTGTGCAGGAAATGTAAGTGACATTACCTTCTCAAACATAAACATAAGCACAAGATACTATGATCCTTCATGGTGGGGAAGAGCGGAGCCTATATATGTGACAACATGCCCAAGAGACTCTAGTGCAAAGGAGGGTTCAATCTCAAATGTTGTTTTTATTAACATCACTGCAAATTCTGAAAATGGTGTATTCTTATCAGGTTCTAAACATGGGTTACTAAACAATTTGAGATTCATAAATGTGAACCTGACTTATAGAAGATGGACAAATTATTCTGGTGGATTAATAGATTACAGACCAGGATGTCAGGGACTTGTTAATCACAGCATTGCTGGGATCATCATGGAACACATTGAAGGTTTGGAGGTTGAAAATGTTGACATGAGATGGTCTGATCACCAATCAGGACGCTGGAACAATCCTCTTGATTTCAAGCCTTCAActataaataatatttctatGTTTAATTTTCGTTCAAGTTTGTACTAAAAACTATTCGCTAACTTGTGCAATGCACAGTATTATATAACAtaaatgtgtcaaatttatattgattttgatgtcaaagtaaaaaataaaattattattctcttaataaCTGAAATGATATTCCATTCCTAAATAACATCAATTTACCTCGATAGAGAGGCAGAAACTCTAGAAGTTGAAGCCCGCCAAGCTCTCTTGTAATCTTGTGTTGTTTTTGTACCTCCCTGCGGTGTTTTTCTCATTCTTTGTCGATTAGCCATCAATTAGATGaaacttttaaactaaaaaagaatTGGTTGGAGTTTGTTATGGCATTGGCTAAATCAAACATTTCAATTAGATGTTAGGAccaacaaaaatagaaattgaaaggaaataaagagccccaaatatcaaaaacaaaagacaatcAAGATAATTTAGTcattctaaaaaatacaatttaatatCATGTCTAGTAGAAATAATTAGTATTGGTTTGAAACATCCAATATAGTACGAATAATAACTAATTCAATGATTATTCATAAAAGCAAACACCAATAAGTTGATTCTATATATGGTGACAATATTGGAATTTAGTATCACCTCCTTGatttttcaaaacatgattagaatttgaaattgatatAAGGAGAGGATAATGAAAAGATATTGAAAACTTAATTAAGATTAATTCAATCTTTCAAACACACCTATTGAATTCTACAAAATgggataaaatattttaaattcaaa
This region includes:
- the LOC142606077 gene encoding uncharacterized protein LOC142606077, whose protein sequence is MAIPVRPLLLQLLLLTLLLISIHQSHPAIASTFHLPLSKYPHSLSVTDFGAIGDGLHYDTAAIQSAIKACHASHHTQCHVTFPPGTYLTKTLFLKSGVVLDIKENATLLGSTKMEDYPKESREWYVVVAENASDVGITGGGVVDGHGLGFVKRFNMRKNVMVSWNTTGACLGDECRPRLVGFIDCKNVRVWNITLTEPAYWCLHIVRCENTSIHDVSIYGNFNTPNNDGIDIEDSNNTVITRCHIDTGDDAICPKTYTSPLHNLIVTNCWIRTKSSAIKLGSASSFDFKGLIFDNITIVQSHRGLGFQIRDGGNVSDITFSNINISTRYYDPSWWGRAEPIYVTTCPRDSSAKEGSISNVVFINITANSENGVFLSGSKHGLLNNLRFINVNLTYRRWTNYSGGLIDYRPGCQGLVNHSIAGIIMEHIEGLEVENVDMRWSDHQSGRWNNPLDFKPSTINNISMFNFQTLEVEARQALL